A segment of the Candidatus Methylomirabilis sp. genome:
GGACATCGGCCCCTGGCGGCTCGCCGCCGCCCTGCTCCTCATCGCCGCGGTCCTCGTCCTGTCCTTCCGGGAGCGCCTGGGCCTGGAGCGCTCCCTCCTGGTGGGGACGGTCCGGACCTTCCTCCAACTGTTCCTGGTCGGCTACGTGCTCCAGGCGATCTTCGCCCTGGAGCACTGGGCGCCGGTCCTGGGCGCGGTGGCCGTGATGGTCCTTGTGGCGACCCACACGGCGGTCTCCCGCCTGAAGCGGCGGGTGGCCGGTATCACGGCCTTTGCCGCGATCGCCCTGACGGCAGGGTCGGGGCTCACCCTCGCCTTCGTGAGCGAGGTGGTCATCGGCGTCCGGCCCTGGTTCGACCCGCAGTATTTGATCCCGATTGCCGGCATGATCGTGGGGAACGCGATGAACGGGGCAGCATTGGCGGGGGAGCGCTTCCAGGCCGAGCTGAAAAACCGGGTGCCGGAGGTGGAGACCCTGCTCGCCCTGGGGTTCCCGGCGCCGG
Coding sequences within it:
- the fetB gene encoding iron export ABC transporter permease subunit FetB; protein product: MTEVLDIGPWRLAAALLLIAAVLVLSFRERLGLERSLLVGTVRTFLQLFLVGYVLQAIFALEHWAPVLGAVAVMVLVATHTAVSRLKRRVAGITAFAAIALTAGSGLTLAFVSEVVIGVRPWFDPQYLIPIAGMIVGNAMNGAALAGERFQAELKNRVPEVETLLALGFPAPEALAALRQEALRAALIPSLNAMMVVGIVQLPGMMTGQILAGSSPLVAVKYQIVVMLMLTAAVAFTCVLFLELLVRRYYTPAHQLRRYLVGA